The following are encoded together in the Pungitius pungitius chromosome 7, fPunPun2.1, whole genome shotgun sequence genome:
- the ghrhrl gene encoding growth hormone releasing hormone receptor, like isoform X1 produces the protein MSSLHIRGILLTMYLSSTALSSLHPECEIVFQLEREERRCLQHIAEQGNTSTEGCRPFWDAVACWPQAAVGETVQRACPDVFSLFKNNTGSVSRNCSRGGWSGPWPPYHIACSVDDDMPETQRSYFATVKLIYTVGYSVSLVVLAVAVMILLLFRRLRCARNSIHIQLFVTFILKAAAVFIKDATLFSSDDTNHCTLSTFACKASVVFCHYCVMSNFFWLLVEALYLNSLLLSSFYHSRRCLWGFCLLGWGVPVLFIILWIGSRMYFEDTECWDINEDSPYWWIIKGPIVVSIAVNFILFMNIIRILIQKLNPRLIHFNNSSQYRRLTKSTLLLIPLFGTHYMVFNFLPDYFNVNLRLCVELCVGSFQGLLVAILYCFLNQEVQKEVHKQWLRWQERSYAVVSPAAKCSQMDTPF, from the exons GCTTTGTCCAGCCTGCATCCTGAGTGCGAGATTGTTTTccagctggagagggaggagcgTCGCTGCCTTCAGCACATCGCAGAGCAGGGCAACACAAGCACAGAAG GTTGTCGGCCCTTCTGGGACGCGGTGGCCTGCTGGCCTCAGGCAGCCGTCGGGGAAACGGTCCAAAGGGCTTGTCCGGACGTCTTCTCCCTCTTCAAAAACAACACAG GTTCAGTGAGCCGTAACTGCAGCAGAGGAGGTTGGTCCGGACCTTGGCCGCCGTACCACATCGCCTGCAGTGTGGATGATGACATGCCAGAG ACGCAGCGGTCCTACTTTGCCACAGTGAAGCTGATATACACCGTCGGCTACAGCGTCTCTCTGGTGGTGCTGGCTGTTGCTGTGATGATCCTGTTGCTCTTCAG GAGGCTGCGCTGCGCCAGGAACTCCATCCACATCCAGCTGTTTGTCACGTTCATCCTGAAGGCCGCAGCCGTGTTCATAAAGGATGCCACGCTGTTCTCAAGCGACGACACCAACCACTGCACCCTTTCCACG TTTGCCTGTAAGGCCTCTGTGGTCTTCTGCCACTACTGTGTTATGTCCAATTTTTTCTGGCTCCTGGTGGAGGCGCTTTACCTCAATTCCTTGCTGCTGTCGTCCTTTTATCACAGTCGTCGATGCCTCTGGGGCTTCTGCCTGCTGGGATGGG GGGTACCTGTGCTCTTCATCATCCTGTGGATTGGTTCCAGGATGTATTTTGAGGACACAGA ATGTTGGGACATTAACGAGGACTCCCCCTATTGGTGGATCATCAAGGGACCAATCGTTGTCTCCATTGCG GTCAATTTTATTCTCTTCATGAACATCATCCGAATCCTGATACAGAAGCTCAACCCTCGGCTGATCCACTTCAACAACTCCTCTCAGTACCG ACGCCTGACAAAAtccactctcctcctcatccctctATTTGGTACTCATTACATGGTCTTCAATTTTCTGCCTGATTACTTCAATGTTAACCTTCGCCTCTGCGTCGAGCTGTGCGTTGGATCCTTCCAG GGGCTGCTTGTGGCGATTCTCTATTGCTTCCTCAATCAAGAG gtccagAAAGAGGTCCACAAGCAGTGGCTGAGGTGGCAGGAGCGGAGCTATGCTGTGGTGTCGCCGGCTGCAAAATGCAGCCAGATGGACACGCCGTTCTAG
- the ghrhrl gene encoding growth hormone releasing hormone receptor, like isoform X2 produces MNAPRWSEPGNRRHVLAPHQRDSSHYVFVFNCSVSRNCSRGGWSGPWPPYHIACSVDDDMPETQRSYFATVKLIYTVGYSVSLVVLAVAVMILLLFRRLRCARNSIHIQLFVTFILKAAAVFIKDATLFSSDDTNHCTLSTFACKASVVFCHYCVMSNFFWLLVEALYLNSLLLSSFYHSRRCLWGFCLLGWGVPVLFIILWIGSRMYFEDTECWDINEDSPYWWIIKGPIVVSIAVNFILFMNIIRILIQKLNPRLIHFNNSSQYRRLTKSTLLLIPLFGTHYMVFNFLPDYFNVNLRLCVELCVGSFQGLLVAILYCFLNQEVQKEVHKQWLRWQERSYAVVSPAAKCSQMDTPF; encoded by the exons GTTCAGTGAGCCGTAACTGCAGCAGAGGAGGTTGGTCCGGACCTTGGCCGCCGTACCACATCGCCTGCAGTGTGGATGATGACATGCCAGAG ACGCAGCGGTCCTACTTTGCCACAGTGAAGCTGATATACACCGTCGGCTACAGCGTCTCTCTGGTGGTGCTGGCTGTTGCTGTGATGATCCTGTTGCTCTTCAG GAGGCTGCGCTGCGCCAGGAACTCCATCCACATCCAGCTGTTTGTCACGTTCATCCTGAAGGCCGCAGCCGTGTTCATAAAGGATGCCACGCTGTTCTCAAGCGACGACACCAACCACTGCACCCTTTCCACG TTTGCCTGTAAGGCCTCTGTGGTCTTCTGCCACTACTGTGTTATGTCCAATTTTTTCTGGCTCCTGGTGGAGGCGCTTTACCTCAATTCCTTGCTGCTGTCGTCCTTTTATCACAGTCGTCGATGCCTCTGGGGCTTCTGCCTGCTGGGATGGG GGGTACCTGTGCTCTTCATCATCCTGTGGATTGGTTCCAGGATGTATTTTGAGGACACAGA ATGTTGGGACATTAACGAGGACTCCCCCTATTGGTGGATCATCAAGGGACCAATCGTTGTCTCCATTGCG GTCAATTTTATTCTCTTCATGAACATCATCCGAATCCTGATACAGAAGCTCAACCCTCGGCTGATCCACTTCAACAACTCCTCTCAGTACCG ACGCCTGACAAAAtccactctcctcctcatccctctATTTGGTACTCATTACATGGTCTTCAATTTTCTGCCTGATTACTTCAATGTTAACCTTCGCCTCTGCGTCGAGCTGTGCGTTGGATCCTTCCAG GGGCTGCTTGTGGCGATTCTCTATTGCTTCCTCAATCAAGAG gtccagAAAGAGGTCCACAAGCAGTGGCTGAGGTGGCAGGAGCGGAGCTATGCTGTGGTGTCGCCGGCTGCAAAATGCAGCCAGATGGACACGCCGTTCTAG